In the genome of Anabrus simplex isolate iqAnaSimp1 chromosome 2, ASM4041472v1, whole genome shotgun sequence, the window atggagtaaccgggatttgaaccacggaacccagcggtgaacaGATTTCTTAAatatgctttttttaaataatttcaatatacTGGAGAAGTTACGCGTGACTTGTTGTAGACATGCTTTCATGCACTTCAGTCTCAATGTCGTGTTTTAGAGTAGTTGATTTCTTTGGTAACCCTTGCAGGTTCACCACTAAATTACACAACACATTCTTGACAATTTGTCATACAGATGAAGTATGatttttgaaataaacatttcagTTTTCGAGAAAATGGTTTGGACATATTTGTGGCAGTGTACATCAAAGATGGCATTTCAGAAAAAAGTGAAGTACCAATTGAAGGGTGTAACTTCTATTTATTTTCCATACAGATTTAtgattttttgctattttctttacgtcacaccgacacagacaggtcttatggtgacgaggacaggaaaggcctacgaatgggaaggaaggggccgtggccttaattaagttacagacccagcatttgcctggtgtgaaattgggaaaccacggaaaaccatcttcagggctgccgacagtggggttcgaacccactatttcgcggatgcgagctcacagctgcgcgcccttaaccgcacggctaactcgcccggggAGATTTATGATTAAACGTGTCTACAATTAAATGTTTGTATGATACTCTTGAAAAAATTTCCACCCCTTCATAAAGCAAAGATGAACGTTACGTCCTGAAGAGAAAGACTAAAAGGGATGTACACAATGATTGCTCCAACGTTGACTTGAGATTCAATAATGAAACACTTCCACTAGGTCGAATATATTCAATTGCTTTTGAAACAGTTTAAACAATTAATCCCAGTGTAGgatgccaagaataacgaccgagaagattcgttacgctgaccaaaTATCACCTCGTAATCTCCAAGCATTCGGGATGAGCAACGGTCGCCGCAGAGCGGGTCCATTCGGATTGTGgtgcatggggtttggtttggtttaaaacaattaatataatcaacaCAGGCAATAACATAGCAATGACCTTTACAAATGTGTGCGATTTACCTGACTTGTAAGATAATTAAAAATGTGGCACACATGTCCCTTGTACAGCAAGGGATTAGAGTCTGAACCTCCTGTAAGTACCTCTTTCTCCTTTAATTTACGATTTTCCTTGTCTTATTTtagtactttttatttttttacttaccTGATTTTCATTTTCTTCCTGCGTCGTTGAGTACCTTGGGAAGACCGAGGAGAGAATTGATAAGTTCCGAATTCCTCTTGTGAGTGCATATTGTAGGGGCATCCGTTCGCCGAACCAGGTCCATAAGCCATGCTGCCAGCTCCCGTGAATACTGCCAATGAAAAGTATACTGATAAATATCCATCTGATATACCTAGGTACGTCTGTTCAAATGTAACTAGACAAATCCCATACTGACATTCTCAATCAGTTTGTTGACCGGGTATGTGATTACTGTATTTGTGTAAAGGATGTGGCTGAAGTAAtcttgccggactgagtagctcagacggtagagctctggccttctgagttcaagtttgtgggttcgatctcggctcagtttggtgctacttgaaggtgctcaaatacgtcgatttcatgtcggtaggtttaccgcTACGTAAGAGACCTCCAACAGGACATAATAATAGGctccttggtgtctccgaaaatcgtaaaagtagttagtgtgaagtTAACCTAATTTTATAAATGAAAATCTTGCCGCCCTTACTGACGTGTTCGGCTAGTCGTTCACTTTCTACCACCAGGCTAAGACGTTCGATCCTGGCCATGTTTGGTGACATTTAAGGGATAAAAGTGATATAATAATAGAGAAATTCTGCAACTTAAATGCTAAAACTACGTCATGCCGTTGACTTTCGGTTCGTTAAACTACTTCTGTTGGATAAAGTTTCAATAATAGCAAGTGGGCTACCCATTCAAATGGTTAttacgcccgatgttgcttaacttcggagatcttacgagATCTGGTGTTTCAAAATGGTTACGCCGCTGGAAAACGTTAGGACGATTTGTGCAAAATTTATGACATTGACTCAATGGCAATGCGAAGGAAAAATCGTTATCAGGGACGTGCCAAATAGTTCTGACATACCATATGACAATAAGTATTTCAAACTTTTATGATCATTTTAGTATAGAGAAAATAAAGCCTGTGTACTACCTACCGCTTAGTGCCGGTTATGGCTATAAACAACACATACGAAACCAGTACTTAGATACAAATTTATGTTTATATAAAAGTGATTTCATGATGGGGGACAGTAGCGGTTCActctgaaatatggaaataaaactCTGTGTTGGATGGGCACCAGCCCACTTTCATTATCCAGAGAAGTGATACATTTTGAAGAATAATCAAGAATTCCTCGGATTAATTCCCTTGCCATACTTTGACGATGGAAGTAATCTGGGTTCTAAGCGACGTTCCGATCTTGTTATAAcagtaatattgaaagaagcattctgacagataagtctggagggaggagcattgaacgtgccattgcacggtgttaccacattcctgcattcctttctctttccccttgcttgcggctcacttgttcgttgGTTCAGACTGCTctgttctgttgtacacaactcagaaATGAGAgctttggcaactccaagcaacacgagccggccagcaggctaaTCTCCATAGCAACCGCTGTGGACCCGACCCCAGTTCCATGGCAGCCATACCTCCTACTACCTTGGGTATTCCCACCCAGGCtggtagtaaacggacctcccccTAAGAAGTGTCAAGATGCTTCTTTAAGTATTGCGACCTTAGTAGGAGAAACTGACTTGAGCATTAACCCTGGCGTTTATATTGTCTCCATACAGGCAATAGGGACCAACTGAGGGAATGGAATTCAATATCAGCAGGAAAAGTATAGAATGGTTAGTAACACGTGTGGTTAGCTTTGCCGCcgggagttaacctggtactcatttctattATAGGCCGAGTGCACGCCTAGCACCATGAGCCTCTATAGAAGTGGTAATCCGTTCGTGAATTTCTCAACctcccgaccgagaatcgaacccaagtcctttcCTGTGAGCCGAGAACGTGCTACCACCTCGGTTCAACAGCTTCCGAAATAAACAGTTATAAGTTTTCAAGTTGGACGAGGTGAAATATTACTTTCTTAAATTGCATTGCTATTTTCTTTACCTGAACCCCTGATATATTGTCAGGGCCTAACAATTTCGTTGTTTTGCTAATAAGCATTATCATCACCATGAATATTGGCGACGAAACTTACCTCCTTGTCTAGGTATTTATCCTCTTCTATCTGCATTGCAGTGGCCGAGAACGACTGCGTTTTAAGCAGAGTGACCAAAATGAGAACCAAAGGAAGAAGATTCATTTTCTGAAACATTAAACAATCGTATCGTTATCACTCTTAACCAACGTAGACAAAGTGACATAATAGCTGTAACTCATGAACATCATAGGTACAtagacagtatgtatgtatgtatgttgggtattcagcccgaaggctggtttgatcctctacagctccaccaacagctgtcatagatagcctaggtgtcactgaagaggcatactagggaagtgaggagtgaggtagtttcccgttgctttcctctctgagccagaagttgctattgcatatcagtctgccaagcccactgaaatgcatgcaccaaccgaccctatgagcgatattttcacaccaatcataacagggactggcttcataaggaatggcattactggcttcgctcatacctcggtcactttcatattgtcaaagccaagggtgagactgagacaggtcaatgaaagtaacaaatttgatatagcccataccagaagacatagtgcactgtaaacactacatcctgccagcaaaggcatacatagaCAGTATGCAATATAATGAATGCTGTGAGCTGCGTATTCGTAATACTGTATTGCCTTTTAGAAAAAAGTACTTCGACGACAATTTTTCAGTCTTCTCTCATAATGGTATTTGTTTGATGGATTCGGTCCCAAGCTAACATTCTTTTCGAAACTGCAATTGTTTATTTGTTTGCACATTCGTTCATATTTATAACTATTACACGATGGCCGCAATGGTAAATACAGGGTGTCCCAGGGGGAATAGTCAATATTCATGGATATGGCAGGAACGTTCATTTGAAGCAGAAaaattcatatggacatatgccctattccgaatgatTTCCGAGATAGAATTTAATGCACATTTGAttttgggctagtggcgcgcacgtTTGTGTCTTACCCACCCACACTCTTTGTAAATGGAAGCATTGTctctgtcttttatttttatatgtcatttGTCCCttttaatttctctcccattttcgtaattatattaagaaaaaaagaatggtataatatttcagtaaaatagTATGCCCTAGGTCTTTAAATGAGACGGTTACATTCTTTCATCCTAATTTtttgcgttcaaatttgatatccgtgcatattttagtgcaaagtatattaattcttcttttgacagtgcttgcaagagtattaaagtagtttaatttaatagggcctatattgacgaaaataagcgTCATTCTATCTTACAATGGTTGAgcacgatgccatttgataatgaggTCATGGtggagaccgctaacatttcagccagccttcgcacacaagaattacaagtGAACTAGATAACTTAACCCTCATTGAGTTGATATACTCAGTACAtttgttgccttgaaggagccgtgtggttcctcctCTCATTCCCCTCTCCTCATTGTCGACCCAGTGGGACGTGCGGGTAAGtagggaagcaagtaccttcccctccgcttGTGTTTctagatatcccgtacttcactctctcAACCCCCCttactcttcagatgtgtgcatgtgttaacgcgtcggatggatgtgaccaatgagagagagtgtctAAACAGGTACTGGGTGTTTCTAAGGGCTGTACTGaattcttgcctgaaatgaatatttttggccACGAGATAGTAAAGATCTGGAGTGTACACACGCTAGCTAAAATGGCACACATCCACACTAATgcagaatatgcagatatggtgtatgttgACGGCTTCTGCGATAGTAGTGCTCCTGCTGCTCTCGAGGAATACCATCAACGCTTTCCGACACGtcaaattcctgatcgtagagtgttttcCAGAGTTTCCAGCACATTGGCTGAAACAGGTAtttttccaagttcccatttttctccTGAACGTGAAGTTCAACAAGCTGTGCAGGAACAAGAAGAACATTTTGTTgcaatggtgcagcgtagtcctgcTACCAGCACGCGGCGACATTCTGCACGTATCAGTGTCCCACGAACAAGAACActttgttgaaatggtgcagcgtagttctGCTACCAGCACGCGGCGACATTCTGCACGTATCAGTGTCCCACGAACAAGAACActttgttgaaatggtgcagcgtagttctGCTACCAGCACGCGGCGACATTCTGCACGTATCAGTGTCCCACGAACAAGAACActttgttgaaatggtgcagcgtagtcctgcTACCAGCATGCGGCGACATTCTGCACGTATCAatgtgtatggcgaacattacatgcgggAAAACTCGTACCCACTTTAAAACGTTAAAGAGGTCGGGTTGGTAAGACACATACTtgcgcgccactagcccaaaaacaaatacacattaaatgtgttctacctcggaaaccattcggaatagggcatatgtccatgtgaagttttttttgcttcaaatgattgttACTGTCTTATCCATGAATATTGACCGTTCCTTCTGGGACACTTTGTATATTTACATGTGTGTGTTTACATAGGCGTAGACAGCAGAGTTCGCAAACGATGAGAATATTATGTTAATGTTAACTGTTAAGTTTTCGATATATTTTCAaactgtatatcgtcgttgcgcctcgcaATACCGTTATGTAACggtgttgaggggagaaatact includes:
- the Pdf gene encoding pigment-dispersing hormone peptides, which encodes MNLLPLVLILVTLLKTQSFSATAMQIEEDKYLDKEYSRELAAWLMDLVRRTDAPTICTHKRNSELINSLLGLPKVLNDAGRK